The genomic segment GGTCGACCTCCGCGCAGCGGTCCGCGGCGAGCCGGAACAGCTCGGCGGGATGCACCTCACCCCGGGTGACCAGGTCGGCCAAGCCGACCGCGTCGTATCCGCGATATTCGTCGAACCTCACCGTCGCCTCCTCGTCCACCGGTACCGATCCGCCCTTCGACGGGCCGTACCGATTCTCGTCCACAGCCCGGGAGTGCCCCGCAGGCACGCGGTCCGGACAGGTACCGAGGTGATACCGGGATGCCCGCCCCCGAACGTATCGATGCGGCCGCCCCCGCGCGCGACCGTCACGAGGGGAAGGAATAGAACGCGAGCTGGGTCCCGTGGGCGACCAGGGCGCCGGTCTCCGGATCCCAGAGCTCGTTCTCCAGGCTCACGTAGCCGTGGCCGGACCGGTGCGCGCGGACGCGGGACAGGATCCATTCCCCGTGGACCGGTTCGAACAGCCGCACGGTCATCTCCACGCTCGGCGACAGCCAGCGCCGCGTCTCGCCGCGCAGCCGCTCGCCGACCGCGGCGGCCATGGTGTCGGCCAAGACCAGCAACGCCGCCGGGTCGAGCATGTCCTGCTCGTCGCGCGGCGGCTGCCGGAACCGGTACCAGAAGACCTGTTCCGAGGGCGGTGTCGATTCCCGCGATGCGTCCTCGCCGGCTCGCCGGCCGTCCAGCCGTCGCCACAGCGGCGAGATCTCGAGGCCCGCGGCGTGGGAGATCTCGTCGAAGGAACGGCACCGATCCGGCGGCGCCACGTCGGGCAGGTCGAGTTCGGTGAACTCGAATCCGGGCCGGTCGTCGCCGAACGCCGCGGTCGCGATGAGTCCGGTCCCGGTCTCGGTGGTGAGCGTGGCGACGGCCTGGCTCATGGTGCGCCCGCGCCGCAACACGGTGACGTCGACGGTGACCGGTCCCGGCGCGACCGCGCTGACGAACAGGGTGTGCACCGACCGCAACGGCTGCTCGAACTCCTGTTGCATCGCGCGGACGGCGAGCGCGGTGGTGACCCCGCCGTGCGGATACACCGGCGCGTTCCAGTCGCCGCTCAGAACGGTGGTGAACCGACCGGACACGGCCGGATCGGCGACCGGCGTGGTCTCACTGGTGAACGAGGACGACATCGTGACGCTTCCGGATCGCACGGACCGAGGCGGTCCGGCGGACCCCGCACCGACTATATCCGAAACCCGTTACGGCACAGCTTGTTCGAGGATCCGGCGACCGGGTCGGCCGCAGGATGACGACCGCGATCCCGCGTTCGGCCCATCGGGAGAGACCACCGGCATCCGCGGCGCAACCGCCGGCCGGCCACGTAGTCGGCGGCCATCCCACCGACCGCTGACCGATCGACCAACATTCAGACGCCTACGCACTACCACTCGAAACACCGGAGCACGCATTCTTCGCCCATTACGAGCCGCACAACCTTGACATCCCCGAAACCCCGATGTTAAACACTTGACTAACACCGCCGCTCGGTACCGGCCGTCGACCCTGCACAACCGCACACGGAAGACAGGACATGACCACAGATCGCTCGGATATCCCCGATACCAGCAGTGCGGCGGCCGGACCCGACCGCAGACTCCTCATCGACGGCGCGCTGGTCGGCGCCGCCGGCACCTACCCGTCCTACAATCCGGCGACCGAGGCCCTCGTCGGATACGCCCCCGACGCGACCGTCGAGGATGCCCGCGCCGCCATCGCCGCCGCCCGCCGGGCCTTCGACACCGGCGCCTGGGCCACCGATGTGCAGTTGCGTATCCACTGCCTCGAGCAGTTGCACCGGGCACTGCTCGAGCATCTGGAAGAGTTGCGGGAGTTGACCATTGCCGAAGTGGGCGCCACCCTGTCGCTGACTCGCGCTGCGCAACTGGAAGATCCGATCAAGATCGTCAAATACTACGCGGATCTGCTCGGAACCTATTCGTTCACCGAGGATCTGGGCGCCGTCGAATATCTGAGGCAACAGCACCGGCGCTGGGTGGAGAAGGAAGCGGCCGGTGTGGTGTCGGCCATCATCGCCTACAACTATCCGAACCAGCTGGCGCTGGCGAAACTCGCGCCCGCACTGGCGGCCGGGTGCACGGTGGTGCTGAAGGCCGCGCCCGACACCCCGCTGATCACCTTGGCGCTCGGCGAGATCATCGCGCGGCACACCGACATTCCCGCCGGCGTGGTCAACATCCTCTCGTCGTCGCGGGTCGAGGTCGGTGAGGTGATGACCACGCATCCGGAGGTCGATCTGATCACCTTCACCGGTTCGACACCGGTCGGCCGGCGGATCATGTCCGCCGCCGGTCCGGGTCTCAAGCGAGTGTTCCTGGAGCTCGGCGGCAAATCGGCCGCGATCGCCCTCGACGACGCCGATTACGCGGCGGTGGCCCAGTACGCCGCCTTCGCCGCCACCCTCAATGCCGGGCAGGCGTGCGCGCTGACCACCCGGCTGCTGGTGCCGCGCGCCGATCACGACGCGATCGTGGACCTCGTCGCCGCGAATATGGCCCGCGTGCGGCACGGCGATCCGCACGACCGGAAAACCTATATGGGACCGCTGATCAGCGAACGGCAGCGCGACAAGGTCGACGGCCTGGTCCGGCGCGCGGTCGCCGCCGGCGCCCGCCTGGTGACCGGCGGCGAGAAGGTCGGACCCGGATACTTCTACACGCCGACCCTGCTGGCCGGCGTCGACCCGGACAGCGAGATCGCCCAGGAGGAGGTCTTCGGCCCGGTGCTGGCCGTGACCCCGTACGACGGTGACGACGACGCGGTCCGCATCGCCAACAATTCCGCCTACGGCCTGTCCGGCGCGGTGTTCGGCGCGGACGAGCAGCGCGCGCTGGCCGTCGCGCGGCGGGTCCGGACCGGCACCTTCAGCATCAACGGCGGCAACTACTTCCACCCCGACGCGCCGTTCGGCGGTTACAAGCAGTCGGGCATCGGCCGGGAGATGGGTGTGGCCGGGCTGGAGGAGTTCCTGGAGAGCAAGACGCTCGCGTCGATTCTGCCCTAGCCGCCTCGCCTCGGTACGCGAAGGATCCACCCCCGCCGGAACATCCGGCGGGGGTGGGTTCTATTGTGGTCGGGGCCGGTCGATCCGGCCCCGGGCCCGATCCGGTGGCCAACTTCCGGCCGGATGATCTCGACATCCGGCGTTTCGGACCGTTCGGTCGGGGATTCACGCAGTCCAGAGGCCCTGCCGGGCCCGCACTTCCGGCTTAACTACGGCGTTACCGGTACGGGCTTTCGATCGGTTATTCGCCAGCGCACCCTTACTTGTCATGAAGCAGGTCAGGATGGATCCCCGCACGAGACGCCGCCTGAACTCTGCCCGGCGGGTCCGGGATCTGCTCCGGGCGGCCATCGTTCACGAGGAGTTTCCCGCGGGTGCGCTGCCGGGCGAGGCGGAACTCATGCTGTCGTTCTGCGCGAGCCGTCAGGTGATCCGCGACGCGCTGAGTCTGTTGCGGGAAGAGGGATTGATCAAACGCGTCCAAGGAACGGGCACCTTCTCGGTCGCGTCGAAGGTACGGCACTCGTTCAGCCATCTGCACGGTCCCGAACCCCGGCTCGAGCAGGTATCGCATCGGATCCTCACCAATACCCGGGAGATCGCGGCGCCGCGGGTCGCGGATCGGCTCGGCCTGCCGCGCGGATCCGAATGCGGCGTCGTCGAATATCTCGCCGTCTTCGGTGACGAGCCGTACTACGTGTGCACCGCCTACGTGCCGCTGCCGTTGATCCGGGTGGTCGAGCGCGGCAAGTCGGTGGCCGAGTGGTACCAGATCTACGAGACCGCGGGCTTCGAACTCGGGGTCACCGATCAGGCGGTCGAGGCGATCCTCGCCGACGACGAGGTGGCCGGTCTGCTCGACGTCCTGCCCGGCGCCCCGCTGATGCTGTTCGAGCGGCTGGTCCGCGACCGATCGGGACGCCCCCTGGAATACGCGTTCGCCCGCGTGCGCGGCGACCGCATCGCACTACTCGCCCAACTCCCCCGTCACAGCCGGCAGCGTCGCCCGCACCCGTCACACCTGGAGGCGTGATGCTCGGATATCTCGGACGACGACTGCTGATGACGATCCCGATCCTCATCGGCGTCTCCCTCGTCATCTTCATCACCATCAAGATCATTCCCGGCGATCCGGTGGCCTCGATGCTCGGTCCCACCGGCAGTCCCGAGGCCCGTGCCGCACTGCACGCGCGGCTCGGACTCGACGATCCGGTGCCGGTGCAGTACCTGTCCTGGTTCTGGCACAGTCTCACCGGCGATTTCGGCACCAGCATGACCCGGCACACCGCGGTCGCGCCGATCGTGATCGACGCATTGAAGAACACCCTGATACTCACCTTCGCCGCCGGTGTCCTCGCGATCGTGCTGGGGCTGGCCGTCGGAGCGCTGACCGGGTTGCGCCGCAACGGAATCGCGGCCCGGATCGGCAATGCGCTGGCGCTGTTCTCGATCTCGGTGCCGCAGTACTCGATCGGACTGCTGCTGATCATCTACCTGGCCTCCCAAGCGGGACTGTTCCCGGTCAGCGGTATGCACAATCCCAACGGCAACGGCGGTTTCGGCGATCTGTTCGACCATCTGGTGCTGCCCGCGATCACCGCGGCGCTGGTACCGGCCGGGATCATCGCGCGCATGTTCCGCTCGTCGGTGCTCGACGTGATGAGCATGGACTTCGTCGAGGCGCTGCGGGCCCGCGGCCTGTCCCGGAATCGGGTGATGCTGCACGCCTTCCACAACACCGTGCCGTCGCTGCTGACGGTGGCCGGATTGCAGATCGGCTACCTGCTCGGCGGCGTGGTCTTCGTCGAGGCCGTATTCGCCTGGCCCGGAATCGGATTGCTGGTCTACCAGTCGATCACCCAGCGGGATCTGCCGGTGATCCAGGCCGGAGTGCTGGTGTCCGCCTTCGCCTTCGTACTCGTCAACGTGGTGGTGGACGCGCTGCACGGCCTCGTCGACCCGCGTATCCGCACCTAGTCCGCCCCGTCCACCTCCGTACGGCAGCGTCGCCGGCCTTCTCCCCCACCGACCGAACTGCCTCAGGAGTGTTCGATGACCGTATTGGCCGAGGCTGTCGCCTTGCCGGAAGCCCCCGCACGCCCCCGGGCGCGCCGGCGCCGCATGCCGGTGAGCGCCGACATCGCCGCCGTCGTGATCCTGCTGATCGTGCTCACCGCCCTGATCGGGCCGCTGTGGGTCGGCGATCCGATCGCCGGCGACACCGCGCACCGGCTGCTGCCCACCGGATCGCCCGGACATCTGCTGGGTACCGACGGGCAGGGCCGAGATGTGCTGGCGCGCTTGGTGAACGGCACGCGACTGTCCCTGCTCGCCGGATTGATCCCGGTCGCCTTCGCGGCGATCGTGGGTACCACGCTGGGGGTGGTCGCCGGATTGTCGGGTAAGTGGGGGCAGCGGCTGATCATGCGGACGCTGGACGTGTTCTACGCCTTCCCGGCGGTACTGCTGGCCGTGGCGATCGCCGCCGCGCTGGGATCGGGCCTGTCCAACGCCGTGATCGCGCTCGCGGTGATCCTGGTGCCGCCGGTGGCTCGGGTCGCCGAGACCGAGACCCGCAAGCTGGTGGACCTGGACTACATGGAGGCCGCGCGGGCCAGCGGGGCCCGCCGATCCGCGATCGCGCTGTGGCAGGTGCTGCCGAATGTCGCTCCGCCCGTGGTGGTCTACTGCACGGCGCTGATCGGACTGTCCATCGTGTACGCGGCCGGACTGAGCTTCCTCGGGCTGGGGATCTCGCCGCCGACCGCCGAATGGGGGCTGATGGTCAGCGAGCACACCCAGTACATCTATTCGGCGCCACTGCTGGCCGCGATGCCGGCGCTGGCCATCCTGATCACCTCGGTCGCGTTCAACGTCCTCGGTGACGGCCTGCGCGATCTGCTCGACGTCCGCGGGGAGGTCCGGGCATGAGCGGTCAGGGGCCGGAGGCGGCAGCGGAGCGTCACCACGCAGGCCCCCCGAGCATGCCCCGAGGACACAGCATGAGCATGGCGCCACCACCGCTGGAAATCAGCGATCTGACAACCACTTTCGTCTCCCGCAACCGCCGCACCGAGGTGGTGCGCGGCGTATCGTTCACCGTCCGCCGCGGCGAGACCATGATGCTGCTCGGCGAGAGCGGCAGCGGGAAATCCGTGACGGCACGGTCGATCATGCGGCTCTACGGCTCCGTCGCCGAAATCGGTGGCAGCGTCCGGCTGCTCGGCCGCGAACTGCTGGAACTGGCCGAACCGCAACTGCAGGCGGTGCGCGGCGCGCAGATCGCGCTGGTGCCGCAGGATCCGACCGGCGCGCTGGATCCGTTGCGGCGCATCGGATCCCAGCTCGCCGAGGTGCTCGCCGCACACGGGGTGGAGCGGGTGCGGGGCGCCGCGCGCCGCCGCGCCGAGGAACTGCTGGCACTGGTCGGCATACCCGATCCGAAGCGGGTGGCCAACAGCTTCCCGCACGAACTGTCCGGCGGTATGCGGCAGCGCGCGGTCATCGCGATCGCGGTGAGCTGCGATCCGCAGGTGCTGATCGCCGACGAACCGACCACCGCGCTCGACGTGACCGTGCAGGCCCAGATCCTGGAACTGATCGCGGAATTGCAGCAGCGGCTCGGCATGGCCGTGCTGATGGTCACCCACGACGTCGGCGTGGCAGCGGAATTCGGCGATCGGGTCGGCGTCATGTACGCGGGCCGGCTGGTCGAACAGGGCCCCGCCGCGCAGGTGCTGTCGGCGCCGCGGCATCCCTACACCGCGGGCCTGCTCGATTCGCTGCCGACGCCGGGGGTGGCCCGCGGATCGCTGCGCTCGATCGTGGGCGCGCCGCCCTCGGTCGGCGCCTTCCCGCCGGGTTGTGCCTTCGCGCCGCGCTGCCCGCAGGCGCGGCCGTCGTGCACCGAGGAGGATCCGCCGTTGCTGGCCGTCGCCGAGGACCGGGTGGCCGCATGTCCCGTGGTCAACGCCGAGGCGGTGATGGCGCGATGACCGCCGAACTGTTGCGGGCCGAGGGCCTCACCAAGACCTTCGGCAACGGGGTGCGCGCGGTCTCCGACGTGTCGCTCACCGTGCATCGCGGCGAAACCGTCGGCGTGGTGGGCGAATCCGGCTGCGGCAAGTCCACCACCGGCAAGATGCTGCTCGGCCTGCTCACTCCGGACAGCGGGTCGGTGACCTTCGACGGCGAACCGCTCGCCGGCCTCGGCCAGGCCCGGATGCGCGCGCTGCGGGCCCGATTGCAGGTGGTGCCGCAGAATCCGCAGACCTCGCTGAATCCGCGGCTGCGGGTGGCGCAGTCGATCGAATTCAATTTGCGCGCACACGGAGTCGACCGCGCCGCGCGCCGGCCGCGGGTGCTGGAACTGCTCGAACGGGTGGGGCTCACCGCCGCGCACGCCGAGCGCTTCCCACACGAGTTGTCCGGCGGCCAGTTGCAGCGGGTGGCGATCGCGCGAGCGCTGGCCACCTCGCCGGATCTGGTGGTCTGCGACGAGGCGGTGTCGGCCCTCGACAAGAGTGTGCAGGCCCAGGTGCTGAATCTGCTCGCCGATCTGCAGGCCGAGACCGGCGTCGCCTTCCTGTTCATCTCGCACGATCTGGCTGTGGTGGAACACATCTCGGACCGCGTCGCGGTGATGTACCTCGGCCGGGTCGTGGAAATCGCACCGGCGCAGGAACTCTGGTCCAATCCGCAGCATCCCTACACCCAGGCCCTGTTGTCCGCCACCCCGGGCCGGGGACACGAGCGCATCGTGCTCTCCGGAGATCTGCCCAATCCCGCGAATCCGCCCTCCGGCTGCGGATTCCGGACCCGCTGCCCGGTCGCCGAGACCGTCTGCGCCGACGCCTGGCCGCCCCTGACCGAGGCGGCGCCGGACCACCGGGCCGCCTGTATCCACGTCAGCCCGGTGACCGTCCCGGGCTGATCCGCCACCCGTCCATCCATCTGTCCAGCCGATGACCGCACCCGGTCCTCGGACGATCCCCTACGCCCGAAATCCGGTCGACCCCACCGGATCCCGCTGTTCCCGAGAGGAAAAGTCCCGTGTTCTCGTCCCACCGCTCCGCCCGTCGCCGAAGGCGATCCCTGTTGCTCGGCGCCCCCGTCGCCGCGCTCGCACTCCTGTTGTCCGCCTGCGGCGGCAGCGCCACCGGCGGGGGTGGCGCCGGCGGGAACACCCTGATCATCGGCATGACCGCCTCCGACATTCCGGTGCTGGACACCGGCCTCGCGCAGGGGCAGGGGTACGAGGGCCTGCGCTTCGTCGGCAACCAGCTCTACGACGGCCTGACGAAATTCGATCTGACCAAGGGCGACCAGATTCCGAAGATCATTCCCGATCTCGCCGAATCGTGGACTCCCAACGCCGATCTCACGAGCTGGACGTTCAAGTTGCGGCCCGGCGTGACCTTCCACGACGGCACGCCGTGGAACGCCGACGCCGCGGTGTTCAATCTCGATCGGTACGCCGACAAGACCAGTCCGGACTTCTACCAGGAACTGAACGCGCAGGGCGGGCTGTCCATCGCGGGTATCAAGAGCTTCCACAAGGTGGACGATCTGACCCTGCAGATCGACACCAACGGTCCGTGGGCCTATCTACCCAGCGATCTGGCGACCGTCTACTTCGCCAGCCCGACCGCGGTGAAGGCCGAGGGCAACAAGGGTTTCGCCGAGAAGCCGGTCGGCACCGGGCCGTTCCGGTTCGATTCGCTGACCCGCGGCCAGCGCCTGGTGATGGTGGCCAACGACAAGTACTGGGCCGGCGCACCGAAGGTCTCGAAGGTGATCCTGCGGCCGATCCCAGATCCCACCGCGCGGGTCGCCGCGTTGCGTTCCGGTGAGGTCAACTGGATCGAGGTCCCGCCGCCGGACGACGTGCCGAACCTGAAAACCCAAGGCTTCCAGGTACTCACGAACTCCTACGACCACATCTGGCCGTGGGTCTACAACATGACCAAGGCGCCGTTCGACAATCCGAAGGTGCGCGAGGCCCTGAACTGGGCGATCAACCGGCAGGCCCTGGTGGACAACATCCTCAAGGGCACCGCGGAACCCGCGCTCGGCTTCGTGCCGCACGCCAACGCCGCCTACCGGCCCACCGACGACGCCTACGGTTACGACCCTGCGAAGGCCAAACAGCTGCTCGCCGAAGCCGGTTTCCCCAGCGGATTCTCGATGACGCTGTCGTATCCGACCAGCGGTTCGGGCAACATGGTGCCCACCCCGATGAACACCGCGCTGCAGACCGATCTGGCCGCGGTGGGGGTGAAGGTGGAGCTGAAGCCCATCGAATGGGCCGCGATGCTCAACGACTACTTCGCCGGCAAGATCCCGGACAACGCCGACGCGCTGAACATCTCGCTGAGCTATCAGCAGGAAGGCTTCTGGCGCAGCTGGTTCGGCACCGATTCGGCCATCAACGCCGGCAAGTACTCGAATCCGCAGGTGGACGCGCTGTTCGCCAAGGCGCGGACGGTACTCGACGACAGCGCACGCTCCGACCTGTATTCGCAGGCCGGGCAACTGCTCACCAAGGATTCACCCTGGCTGGTCGTCGTCGACGACCGCAATCCGCGCGTACTCGCCGGCACCGTGCACGGCTTCGTGCAGCCCCAATCGTGGTTCGCCGATCTGACCCAGATCTCGGTCGGCTGACCCCGCTCGACAAGTCCCTCACGAAAGGAAGACCGTCATGGCGATCCCCCGTGGACGCATCCGTGGCTTCGTGCGCCGCCCCACCCCGGCGGAGGTCACCGAACTCGGTGCGGCCGAACATCTCTCGCTCACTCCGGCGGAGGCCGAGCACTACGCCGAGATCCTCGATCAGATCCTCACCAATGTGGACCGGCTCGACGAACTGCACGCGCCGCTGCCGCCGCTGCGCTTCACCGACCGCGATCCGGGCGGCCCGGTCAGCGATGCGGAGGATCCGTTCCACGCCTTCATCCGGCGCTGTCACGTCGCGGGCGCCGCGGACGGCCCGTTGCACGGGCTCACCGTCGGCGTGAAGGACAACCTCGCCGTCGCCGGCGTGCCGATCACGAATTCCTCTCGGACACTGAGCTATACGCCGACCACCGACGCGGTCGTGGTGTCCCGGCTGCTGGCCGCCGGGGCGGATGTCGTGGGCAAGACCAACCTCGACGACTTCTCCACCTCCGGCACCGGCGAATCCAGCTGGTACGGGCCCGCGCGCAATGCCGTGGACCCGGCCCGGTCCGCCGGTGGTTCCTCGGGTGGTTCGGGTTCGGCGGTGCGATCCGGCGCCGTCGATCTCGCGATCGGCGTCGACGAGGGTGGTTCGGCCCGAATTCCGGCCTCCTTCAACGGAATCGTGAGTATCAAACCCAGTCAGGGACTGGTCCCCTCGCACGGGCTGACCTATATGGACCACACCGTCGACGCGGTGTGCCCGATGGCCGCCACGGTCGAACTCACCGCGCGGATGCTCGACGTGATGAGCGGGCACTCCGATCGCGATCCGCAATGGGTGCGGGCGATGCCCGAGCCGACGGCCGCCGCGGAGGCCCTCGGCGGCGGCGTGGCGGGCCTGCGGATCGGCGTGGTCACCCAGAGCGCGGATCCCGCGCTGTGCGAGCCCGGCGTCCTCGCCGCCTTCGAAACCTGTTGTGCGACATTGGAAGCAGCAGGCGCCACGGTGGTCCCGGTATCGGTGCCGCTGTGGTCGGACGCCTGGGCGGTGGAGACCACGCTGCTGCTGCACCTGGCCTGGCTGAACACGCAGGCCGACGGCGCCGGTTACAGCCATCTGGGTGAGGTCGACGTCGAGCGGACGCACGCCTTCGGGATGGTCCGCCGGCTGGAGGCCGACTCGTTCCCGCCGTTCTTCAAGGTGTGGCTGCTGGGCGGACGGTACCTGCACGACAAGTACTTCTCCACCTACTTCGCCAAGGCCGCGAATCTGCGCCGCGCGTTGATCGCGCAGATCGACGCGGTGTTCGGCGACTGCGATCTGCTGGTCACCCCGACCACGCCGCAGGTGGCGCCGGTCCTGCTGGACCGGCCGGCCAGCGATCCGGAACTGCTGGCCCGCGGTACCACGATGGTGGCCAACACCTGCGTGCTGAACCTGTCCGGACATCCGGCGCTGGCGGTGCCCAGCGGTACCGACCCGGACACCTCGATGCCCACCTCGATCCAGATCATCGCGCCGCTGTGGCAGGACGCGCTGACCTTCCGCGCCGGCGCGGTCATCGAGGCGGCGGTGGGGGTCATGCCGGGCGGAG from the Nocardia sp. BMG111209 genome contains:
- a CDS encoding thioesterase family protein, which produces MSSSFTSETTPVADPAVSGRFTTVLSGDWNAPVYPHGGVTTALAVRAMQQEFEQPLRSVHTLFVSAVAPGPVTVDVTVLRRGRTMSQAVATLTTETGTGLIATAAFGDDRPGFEFTELDLPDVAPPDRCRSFDEISHAAGLEISPLWRRLDGRRAGEDASRESTPPSEQVFWYRFRQPPRDEQDMLDPAALLVLADTMAAAVGERLRGETRRWLSPSVEMTVRLFEPVHGEWILSRVRAHRSGHGYVSLENELWDPETGALVAHGTQLAFYSFPS
- a CDS encoding aldehyde dehydrogenase family protein yields the protein MTTDRSDIPDTSSAAAGPDRRLLIDGALVGAAGTYPSYNPATEALVGYAPDATVEDARAAIAAARRAFDTGAWATDVQLRIHCLEQLHRALLEHLEELRELTIAEVGATLSLTRAAQLEDPIKIVKYYADLLGTYSFTEDLGAVEYLRQQHRRWVEKEAAGVVSAIIAYNYPNQLALAKLAPALAAGCTVVLKAAPDTPLITLALGEIIARHTDIPAGVVNILSSSRVEVGEVMTTHPEVDLITFTGSTPVGRRIMSAAGPGLKRVFLELGGKSAAIALDDADYAAVAQYAAFAATLNAGQACALTTRLLVPRADHDAIVDLVAANMARVRHGDPHDRKTYMGPLISERQRDKVDGLVRRAVAAGARLVTGGEKVGPGYFYTPTLLAGVDPDSEIAQEEVFGPVLAVTPYDGDDDAVRIANNSAYGLSGAVFGADEQRALAVARRVRTGTFSINGGNYFHPDAPFGGYKQSGIGREMGVAGLEEFLESKTLASILP
- a CDS encoding GntR family transcriptional regulator, with the protein product MKQVRMDPRTRRRLNSARRVRDLLRAAIVHEEFPAGALPGEAELMLSFCASRQVIRDALSLLREEGLIKRVQGTGTFSVASKVRHSFSHLHGPEPRLEQVSHRILTNTREIAAPRVADRLGLPRGSECGVVEYLAVFGDEPYYVCTAYVPLPLIRVVERGKSVAEWYQIYETAGFELGVTDQAVEAILADDEVAGLLDVLPGAPLMLFERLVRDRSGRPLEYAFARVRGDRIALLAQLPRHSRQRRPHPSHLEA
- a CDS encoding ABC transporter permease encodes the protein MLGYLGRRLLMTIPILIGVSLVIFITIKIIPGDPVASMLGPTGSPEARAALHARLGLDDPVPVQYLSWFWHSLTGDFGTSMTRHTAVAPIVIDALKNTLILTFAAGVLAIVLGLAVGALTGLRRNGIAARIGNALALFSISVPQYSIGLLLIIYLASQAGLFPVSGMHNPNGNGGFGDLFDHLVLPAITAALVPAGIIARMFRSSVLDVMSMDFVEALRARGLSRNRVMLHAFHNTVPSLLTVAGLQIGYLLGGVVFVEAVFAWPGIGLLVYQSITQRDLPVIQAGVLVSAFAFVLVNVVVDALHGLVDPRIRT
- a CDS encoding ABC transporter permease translates to MTVLAEAVALPEAPARPRARRRRMPVSADIAAVVILLIVLTALIGPLWVGDPIAGDTAHRLLPTGSPGHLLGTDGQGRDVLARLVNGTRLSLLAGLIPVAFAAIVGTTLGVVAGLSGKWGQRLIMRTLDVFYAFPAVLLAVAIAAALGSGLSNAVIALAVILVPPVARVAETETRKLVDLDYMEAARASGARRSAIALWQVLPNVAPPVVVYCTALIGLSIVYAAGLSFLGLGISPPTAEWGLMVSEHTQYIYSAPLLAAMPALAILITSVAFNVLGDGLRDLLDVRGEVRA
- a CDS encoding ABC transporter ATP-binding protein, giving the protein MSMAPPPLEISDLTTTFVSRNRRTEVVRGVSFTVRRGETMMLLGESGSGKSVTARSIMRLYGSVAEIGGSVRLLGRELLELAEPQLQAVRGAQIALVPQDPTGALDPLRRIGSQLAEVLAAHGVERVRGAARRRAEELLALVGIPDPKRVANSFPHELSGGMRQRAVIAIAVSCDPQVLIADEPTTALDVTVQAQILELIAELQQRLGMAVLMVTHDVGVAAEFGDRVGVMYAGRLVEQGPAAQVLSAPRHPYTAGLLDSLPTPGVARGSLRSIVGAPPSVGAFPPGCAFAPRCPQARPSCTEEDPPLLAVAEDRVAACPVVNAEAVMAR
- a CDS encoding ABC transporter ATP-binding protein — its product is MTAELLRAEGLTKTFGNGVRAVSDVSLTVHRGETVGVVGESGCGKSTTGKMLLGLLTPDSGSVTFDGEPLAGLGQARMRALRARLQVVPQNPQTSLNPRLRVAQSIEFNLRAHGVDRAARRPRVLELLERVGLTAAHAERFPHELSGGQLQRVAIARALATSPDLVVCDEAVSALDKSVQAQVLNLLADLQAETGVAFLFISHDLAVVEHISDRVAVMYLGRVVEIAPAQELWSNPQHPYTQALLSATPGRGHERIVLSGDLPNPANPPSGCGFRTRCPVAETVCADAWPPLTEAAPDHRAACIHVSPVTVPG
- a CDS encoding ABC transporter substrate-binding protein, producing the protein MFSSHRSARRRRRSLLLGAPVAALALLLSACGGSATGGGGAGGNTLIIGMTASDIPVLDTGLAQGQGYEGLRFVGNQLYDGLTKFDLTKGDQIPKIIPDLAESWTPNADLTSWTFKLRPGVTFHDGTPWNADAAVFNLDRYADKTSPDFYQELNAQGGLSIAGIKSFHKVDDLTLQIDTNGPWAYLPSDLATVYFASPTAVKAEGNKGFAEKPVGTGPFRFDSLTRGQRLVMVANDKYWAGAPKVSKVILRPIPDPTARVAALRSGEVNWIEVPPPDDVPNLKTQGFQVLTNSYDHIWPWVYNMTKAPFDNPKVREALNWAINRQALVDNILKGTAEPALGFVPHANAAYRPTDDAYGYDPAKAKQLLAEAGFPSGFSMTLSYPTSGSGNMVPTPMNTALQTDLAAVGVKVELKPIEWAAMLNDYFAGKIPDNADALNISLSYQQEGFWRSWFGTDSAINAGKYSNPQVDALFAKARTVLDDSARSDLYSQAGQLLTKDSPWLVVVDDRNPRVLAGTVHGFVQPQSWFADLTQISVG
- a CDS encoding amidase family protein: MAIPRGRIRGFVRRPTPAEVTELGAAEHLSLTPAEAEHYAEILDQILTNVDRLDELHAPLPPLRFTDRDPGGPVSDAEDPFHAFIRRCHVAGAADGPLHGLTVGVKDNLAVAGVPITNSSRTLSYTPTTDAVVVSRLLAAGADVVGKTNLDDFSTSGTGESSWYGPARNAVDPARSAGGSSGGSGSAVRSGAVDLAIGVDEGGSARIPASFNGIVSIKPSQGLVPSHGLTYMDHTVDAVCPMAATVELTARMLDVMSGHSDRDPQWVRAMPEPTAAAEALGGGVAGLRIGVVTQSADPALCEPGVLAAFETCCATLEAAGATVVPVSVPLWSDAWAVETTLLLHLAWLNTQADGAGYSHLGEVDVERTHAFGMVRRLEADSFPPFFKVWLLGGRYLHDKYFSTYFAKAANLRRALIAQIDAVFGDCDLLVTPTTPQVAPVLLDRPASDPELLARGTTMVANTCVLNLSGHPALAVPSGTDPDTSMPTSIQIIAPLWQDALTFRAGAVIEAAVGVMPGGAVTEPAGSR